GTCGCGCCGATCGATCGGGGGCCCGGCCGCGGGCGCCGTTGCGACGGGCGCAGCCACCCGTCCGGGTCGCGCGCCGAGTCGCCGGTCGGGTTCGGTTCCTCGGGATGCTCCGGCGGCTCCGCCATCGCTGGGAAGCCTAGGCAGCGTCCGGCGTTGCGGGCAGGCCGGGCCTGGTCGTCAGTTGGCCGACGGGGCTGGCGCGTCAGCGGCGAGGAGCATGAGTCGCAGGTCGAGAAGCAAGTCGGTGACCTCGGAGGCGGCGATGAGGTCGCGGCCCCGATAACTCTCGATGGCGTCGTCGATCAGGGCCGTGAACTGGTCCCTGAGCTCCTGGTCCTCCATCTCACCTCCCGCGGTTGCTGACGGGAGCAACCTAGCGCCCGCTCGTTTCATGCCCGTGACACCCCGATGAACGCTGTGACCGGCGCCACCCCCGCGGTTCCGGGGCCGCGTGGACCGGAATGTCCGAATCGGCGGCCGACCCCGGGCCTAGCGGCCCATGCCGCGGAGCCGGGCCTCGAGCCTCGTGATCCGTCGCTCCAGCCGGTCGATGGTGTCCCCGAGGGCCATGCACGTCTCCCACAGGGAGTGGACCTCGACCGCCAGGGTGTCGTGGACGCGGTGGTGGGACGCCTTCGTCGTTCCTCGGGCCGGCTCGGAGAGGCCGGCCTCCCGCAACCGCTCGTTCCGGTGGCGGCGGATCTGGATGGGGAACGGGGTCGGCATCGGCTGCTCCGGGGGTCGCGCGGCTCCCAGGCGGCGGCACAGGCCCTGTGCACCCAGGATGCAACGGGCGCCAGGATGGCAGGAACGCGGCACCCGGTGGGGGGCACGGCGCGGCCAGGTCCGGGTCCGTGAGCCGCGGCCGCCTCAGGCGGGGGCGGTCGCGGCCTCGTCGAGGCCCTGCTCGAGGGTGTTCCAGGCCAGGGTGGCGCACTTGATGCGGACGGGGAACTTCACGACCCCCTGGAGCGCCTCGAGGTCGCCGAGCCGGACGCCCTCGAGCGCGGGCTCGTCGCCGTCGCCGTCGCCCTCCAGCTTGGACTCGTGGATCGACATCAGGGCCTTGAAGGCGCGGATGAGGTGTCGGGCGTCGTCGATCGGCTGGCCGCGCACGGCGGCGCTCATCATCGACGTCGACGCCTGGCTGATCGAGCAGCCCTGCCCGCCGGTCCGCACGTCGCGCACCACGCCGTCGTCGACGTCGAGGTAGAGCACGACCTCGTCCCCGCACAGCGGGTTGAAGCCCTCCACCTTGCGGGCCGGCGGCACCGGGAGCTCGCCCCGGTTCCGCGGCGCGCGGTAGTGGTCGAGGATGATCTCCCGGTACAGGTCTTCGAGGCCGGCCATGTCCGAAGCTCCTAGATCGCGAAGAAGCGTTCGGCCGCGGCGAGCGCGTCGACGAGGACGTCGACGTCGGCCTCGTCGTTGTACACGTAGAACGACGCCCGCGTCGTGGCGGGGACGCCGAGGACGCGCATGAGCGGCTTCGCGCAGTGGTGGCCGGCCCGGACGCAGACCCCGTGCTCGTCGACGACCTGCGAGATGTCGTGGGCGTGGATGCCTTCGAACAGGAACGAGATCGTGGCCCCGCGCTGCTCGACGTCGCGCGGCCCGTAGATGGCCAGGCGGTCACCGAAGCGGTCCTCGAGGGCCCGGAGGGCGTAGCGCGTGAGCGCGACCTCGTGCTCGGCGACGGCCTCCATCCCGATGCCCTCGAGGTAGTCGATGGCGGCGCCGAGCCCGACGGCCTCGGCGATCGGCATCGTGCCGGCCTCGAACTTCCACGGGACCTCGTTCGGGGTGAACCCGTCCTTGCGCACGTCGCTGATCATCTCGCCGCCCCCGAGGAACGGCGGCATGGCGTCGAGCAGCTCGGCGCGGGCCCACAAGGCGCCGATCGCGGTCGGCCCGAGCATCTTGTGCCCGGTGATGCCGACGAAGTCCGCGCCCCACGCCTCGAGGTCGAGGCGGCGGTGCGGCGCGTACTGGGCCGCGTCGACCAGCGCCAGCGCGCCGGCGGCGTGCGCGGCCTCGGCGAGCGCGGGGACGTCGTTCATGGTGCCGAGGACGTTCGACGCCGCCGAGAAGGCGAAGAGCTTGGCCCCGTCGAGGAGTCGGTCGAGCTCCGAGGTGTCGAGACGGAACTCCGCGTTGACCGGGACCCACCGCAGCTCGATGTCCCGCTCGGCGGCGAGGATGTGCCAGGGCACGACGTTGGCGTGGTGCTCGAGCTCGGTGAGCACGATGGCGTCGCCCGGGTGCAGGTTGGCGCGCGCCCACGAGTGGGCGACGAGGTTGATGGCCTCGGTGACATTGCGGGTGAAGACGATCTCCGACGGCGTGGCGGCGTGCAGGAACCGGGCGACCCGGGAACGGGCGCCCTCGAACGCGGCGGTCGCTTCCTCGGCGATCGAGTACACGCCGCGGTGGACGTTCGCGTACGACTCGCGGTAGAGGCGGTCCATGGCGTCGAGCACGCTCACGGGCTTCTGCGAGCTCGACGCCGAGTCCAGGTACACGAGGCGCTTCCCGTGCACCTGGCGCTTCAGGATCGGGAAGTCGGCCTGGACCCGAGCGACGTCGAAGGTCATCGCCGCCACCTCACGCTGGGACCTCGACCTCGCGGCGGAAGCCGTCGAAGCCCTCGTGCTCGACCCGGTCGGCGACCTCGGGGCCGCCGGACGCGACGACACGGCCCTGCAGCAGGATGTGGACCCGGTCGGGGGTCAGGTGCTCGAGGATGCGCCGGTAGTGGGTGATGAGGAGGACGCCGAGCGACGGCCGCGCCGCCCGCACCGCGGTGATGCCGTCGGCGACGACGCGCAGCGCGTCGATGTCGAGGCCGGAATCGGTCTCGTCGAGCACGGCCACGTCGGGCTCGAGGAGCGCCATCTGGAGGATCTCGTTGCGCTTCCGCTCGCCGCCCGAGAACCCGTCGTTGAGGTAGCGATGCACGAACCGGTCGTCGGTCCCGAGGCGCTTCGTCCAGTCGAGGAGCGCCATGCGCACCTCGAGCACCGACAGGTCGTCGATGCCCTTGCGGGCCGCCATCGCCTGGCGCAGGAAGTTCAGGACGCTGACCCCCGGGATCGCCTCGGGGTGCTGGAAGCCGAGGAACAGTCCCCGGGCCGCCCGCTCCGCGGTCGGGAGGGCGGTGATGTCCTCGCCGGCGAGGCGGATCCGGCCCCCGGTCACCTGGTAGCCGGGGTCGGCGAGCAGGGTCTTGGCCAGCGTCGACTTGCCGGAGCCGTTCGGGCCCATGAGGGCGTGCAGCTCGCCGGGCCCGACCGAGAGGGAGACGCCGCGCAGGATCTCGTGGCCGTCCACGGCCACGTGCAGGTCCTCCACGTCGAGGGCGGCCCTCGCCGCCGCCGGAGCGGCGCTCATCGCGCCAGCATATTCTCACTATCGCCGTAGTGAAAACTCCAGGCGGCCGAGGTCGTCGGCGTCGCAGTAGGCGTGGAGCGACACCCGCAGGACCGGGGCGCCGAGCGCCGCGGGCGCTCGCGCCACCGGGATCGCCGTCGTGGCGAGGCCCTGGCCGAGGAGCGCCACCGCCACCGCCACCGGGTCCTGGCGGGGGTGGGCGAGCGTGACGATCCCCGAGGGCTCCTCGACCGGCTCCTGGACCCGCCAGCCCCCGATCCCGTCGAGGCGGGCCCGGGCCAGGGCGCCGAGCGCGGCCACCCGGCCCGTCACCGCATCGACCCCGGCGGCGGCGAGCTCGTCGAGCGCCACGGCCAGGCCCACCCGGGCCGCGACCGACGATTCGCTCGTGGCCAGGCCCGCCACGCCGCCGCCGGCCCCGGCCAGGCTCGGCGCCTCGGGCGTGAGGGCGGGGGCGACGGCGGGGCCGGCGGCGAGCCAGCCGGTGCCGCGCGGGCCCCGCAGCCACTTCCGGGCCGTGCCCACGTACCCGTCGGCCCCGACCCCGGTCAGCGGCACCTGGCCCGCGGCCTGCGCGACGTCGAGGAGCACCGGGACGCCGGCGCGGTGGGCGAGCGCGACGGCCTCGGCGGCGGGCTGCACGGTGCCGCGGTGGCTGGCGACGACCGGGAAGGTGACGAGGTCGACGTCGCGCAGGCACCGGTCGAGCCCCTCGAGGCACAGGCGCCCGTCCGCGTCCGCGGGGAGCGGCACCAGCTCGTAGCCGCGGCGCGCCGCGAGGGCCCGCAGCGCCAGCCGGTTGCTCTCGTACTCGCCGCCGAAGATGGCGATCCGCGCCGACGGCGGCAGCGGCCACGCTGCGACCAGCGTCGCGAAGGCGACCGTCGCGTTGGCGCTCAGCGCCACCGCGTCGGCGGCCACCGCCACGAGGTCGCCGAGCCGCGCCCGGGCCCGGGCGAGCGGCGCCGCCGCCTCGGCCTCAGCCGCGTAGCCGCCGACCGCGGCCTCGCGTCGGAGATGAGCCACGGTGGCGTCGAGCACCGCGCGCGAGGGGCAGGCGCAA
This DNA window, taken from Acidimicrobiia bacterium, encodes the following:
- a CDS encoding SUF system NifU family Fe-S cluster assembly protein, giving the protein MAGLEDLYREIILDHYRAPRNRGELPVPPARKVEGFNPLCGDEVVLYLDVDDGVVRDVRTGGQGCSISQASTSMMSAAVRGQPIDDARHLIRAFKALMSIHESKLEGDGDGDEPALEGVRLGDLEALQGVVKFPVRIKCATLAWNTLEQGLDEAATAPA
- a CDS encoding SufS family cysteine desulfurase, whose translation is MTFDVARVQADFPILKRQVHGKRLVYLDSASSSQKPVSVLDAMDRLYRESYANVHRGVYSIAEEATAAFEGARSRVARFLHAATPSEIVFTRNVTEAINLVAHSWARANLHPGDAIVLTELEHHANVVPWHILAAERDIELRWVPVNAEFRLDTSELDRLLDGAKLFAFSAASNVLGTMNDVPALAEAAHAAGALALVDAAQYAPHRRLDLEAWGADFVGITGHKMLGPTAIGALWARAELLDAMPPFLGGGEMISDVRKDGFTPNEVPWKFEAGTMPIAEAVGLGAAIDYLEGIGMEAVAEHEVALTRYALRALEDRFGDRLAIYGPRDVEQRGATISFLFEGIHAHDISQVVDEHGVCVRAGHHCAKPLMRVLGVPATTRASFYVYNDEADVDVLVDALAAAERFFAI
- the sufC gene encoding Fe-S cluster assembly ATPase SufC, whose protein sequence is MSAAPAAARAALDVEDLHVAVDGHEILRGVSLSVGPGELHALMGPNGSGKSTLAKTLLADPGYQVTGGRIRLAGEDITALPTAERAARGLFLGFQHPEAIPGVSVLNFLRQAMAARKGIDDLSVLEVRMALLDWTKRLGTDDRFVHRYLNDGFSGGERKRNEILQMALLEPDVAVLDETDSGLDIDALRVVADGITAVRAARPSLGVLLITHYRRILEHLTPDRVHILLQGRVVASGGPEVADRVEHEGFDGFRREVEVPA
- a CDS encoding aminotransferase class V-fold PLP-dependent enzyme, with amino-acid sequence MTILPAADVGAAWRAALADHEVVPLDAAGCACPSRAVLDATVAHLRREAAVGGYAAEAEAAAPLARARARLGDLVAVAADAVALSANATVAFATLVAAWPLPPSARIAIFGGEYESNRLALRALAARRGYELVPLPADADGRLCLEGLDRCLRDVDLVTFPVVASHRGTVQPAAEAVALAHRAGVPVLLDVAQAAGQVPLTGVGADGYVGTARKWLRGPRGTGWLAAGPAVAPALTPEAPSLAGAGGGVAGLATSESSVAARVGLAVALDELAAAGVDAVTGRVAALGALARARLDGIGGWRVQEPVEEPSGIVTLAHPRQDPVAVAVALLGQGLATTAIPVARAPAALGAPVLRVSLHAYCDADDLGRLEFSLRR